The Azotosporobacter soli genome contains a region encoding:
- the lysS gene encoding lysine--tRNA ligase, whose amino-acid sequence MAENTTTSGQPEELNEQMKVRREKMAALTEKGLEPFGRRYDVTHHAAEIVAEFETLEGQTVSLAGRMMTVRGHGKTTFAHVQDMSGKIQIYLRQDALGEEAYEILQLADIGDILGVTGQVFRTQKGEISIKVASFEILSKALRPLPEKWHGLKDVETRYRQRYLDLVVNPDVQKTFIARSKILKTLRNILDGRNFLEVETPILHPIAGGAAARPFVTHHNALDMKLYMRIAPELYLKRLIVGGFERVYELGRVFRNEGISIKHNPEFTMVELYQAYADHEDLMRLTEEVVAGIAQEVLGTTKITYQGQDIELAPPWNRITMPDAILKYSGVDFRNVKDLAEARKLADQLGVKYEKKQGIGGIVNNVFEEVAEAKLIQPTFVMGHPTEISPLAKRNKENPEITDRFEAFIFGREVANGFSELNDPIDQEERFQGQVEQRESGDDEAHMMDRDYVTALEHGLPPTGGLGIGIDRLVMFLTDSHSIRDVLLFPHMRHKE is encoded by the coding sequence ATGGCAGAGAATACTACGACATCCGGGCAACCGGAAGAATTAAACGAACAAATGAAAGTGCGGCGCGAAAAAATGGCTGCACTGACGGAAAAAGGCTTGGAGCCGTTTGGCCGTCGTTATGATGTAACGCATCATGCGGCCGAGATTGTAGCGGAGTTTGAAACGCTGGAAGGACAAACCGTGAGTCTGGCCGGTCGCATGATGACCGTACGCGGTCATGGCAAAACGACGTTTGCACATGTTCAGGACATGAGCGGCAAGATTCAAATTTATCTGCGCCAGGATGCACTTGGCGAAGAGGCGTATGAAATATTACAACTGGCGGATATCGGCGATATTCTTGGCGTTACCGGGCAAGTGTTCCGTACGCAAAAAGGCGAAATCAGCATCAAGGTGGCATCCTTTGAAATCTTATCCAAGGCGCTTAGACCCTTGCCGGAAAAATGGCATGGCTTAAAAGACGTGGAAACACGTTACCGTCAGCGTTATCTGGATCTGGTTGTCAATCCGGATGTGCAAAAGACGTTTATTGCGCGCAGTAAGATTTTAAAAACACTGCGCAATATTCTTGACGGACGCAACTTCCTAGAAGTGGAGACGCCGATTCTGCATCCGATCGCCGGCGGGGCGGCGGCGCGTCCGTTTGTTACCCATCACAACGCGCTGGATATGAAGCTCTATATGCGGATTGCGCCGGAACTGTATCTGAAGCGACTGATTGTCGGCGGTTTTGAACGCGTTTATGAACTGGGTCGCGTGTTCCGTAACGAAGGAATTTCAATTAAACATAATCCGGAATTCACTATGGTAGAGCTGTATCAGGCTTATGCAGATCATGAAGATCTGATGCGTTTGACTGAAGAAGTGGTTGCCGGAATTGCGCAGGAAGTCTTAGGGACGACTAAGATTACTTACCAGGGACAGGATATTGAATTGGCTCCGCCTTGGAATCGAATTACAATGCCGGATGCGATTTTAAAATATTCCGGAGTTGATTTCCGCAATGTGAAAGATTTGGCAGAAGCGCGTAAGCTGGCGGATCAGCTTGGCGTAAAATATGAAAAGAAGCAAGGCATCGGCGGCATTGTGAATAATGTCTTCGAAGAAGTGGCGGAAGCAAAACTGATCCAACCGACTTTCGTCATGGGTCATCCGACCGAGATATCACCATTGGCTAAGCGCAACAAAGAAAATCCGGAAATTACCGATCGCTTTGAAGCGTTTATCTTCGGGCGCGAAGTTGCCAACGGGTTCTCTGAACTGAATGACCCGATCGATCAGGAAGAACGTTTCCAAGGTCAGGTTGAACAGCGCGAGTCTGGTGATGATGAAGCGCATATGATGGATCGGGATTATGTAACGGCTTTGGAACACGGTCTGCCGCCTACGGGCGGACTGGGCATCGGCATTGATCGTCTGGTGATGTTCTTGACCGACAGTCACTCCATCCGCGACGTTCTGCTGTTCCCGCACATGCGTCATAAAGAGTAA
- the greA gene encoding transcription elongation factor GreA: MAEKEVILTAEGLKKIETKLEYLKAIRRREVAERIKQAIEFGDISENSEYEDAKNEQAFIEGEILTLEKMLRNSKVLDGAAIGTEMVALGCTVTLKDLEYGDKLKYTLVGSAEADPSELKISNESPVGEAILGQKVGSVIEVNVPAGILQYEIIDIERE; the protein is encoded by the coding sequence ATGGCAGAAAAGGAAGTCATCCTAACTGCGGAAGGCTTGAAAAAAATCGAGACCAAGCTGGAATATCTTAAGGCGATACGTCGTCGTGAAGTAGCAGAACGGATCAAACAAGCGATTGAATTTGGCGACATTAGCGAAAACTCGGAATATGAGGATGCTAAGAACGAACAGGCTTTCATCGAAGGCGAGATCCTGACGCTGGAGAAAATGCTGCGCAACAGTAAAGTACTGGATGGTGCGGCAATCGGCACTGAAATGGTCGCCCTTGGCTGTACGGTCACTTTGAAAGACTTGGAATATGGCGACAAGCTGAAATACACGCTCGTCGGATCGGCAGAAGCGGATCCGTCCGAGTTGAAAATTTCGAATGAATCGCCGGTCGGCGAAGCGATCTTGGGACAGAAAGTCGGCAGCGTCATCGAAGTGAATGTACCTGCAGGAATTTTGCAGTATGAGATCATAGATATCGAGCGTGAGTAG